GCGAAGTCATAAACTCGTTCATGCATCCCATGGGCAATCTAAAGACTTTGCAGTACATGGAAAAAACCCACGGCTACACCCAAGATAAAAAAGAAGAATGGGCGCAACACTGGCTAAGCCAAGGTTTAGAAACTTTAGAAGAAACCATTAAAGAATTCGCAGGCACGTATAGCTTCGGCGAAAAAGTAACAATGGCCGACCTATTCATCGTGCCACAGTTACTTACCTGTCAAAGATTCAACGTAGATATCTCAAAATATCCGACCCTACTAAAAGTAAACGAAAACTGCCTAAAGCTAGAAGCTTTCCAAAAAGCAGACCCCTTCATCCAAGTAGACACACCCGATAACTTAAAAAAGAAATAAAGGGGGCAAGGGGCAAAGCCCCAAAAAAAGCGGCGGCAAAGCCCAGCCAACATCCCCCGCAAAACAGAAGCGGTCAAAAGTGGTCAGCCGCGAGGCGGAACGGTGTTCCCGCAGCGCAGGCGTAGCAGCGCTACGTCGGAGCGAGGACAACGCCGTTCCAACGAAGTGGATGGCCGCTTTTCACCGCTTCCTATGTTTGAAAACTAATTAGAGTGGATAAATAGGAAGTTCCATTTATCTAAAACTGGGATGACGATGAAGACGAGCATCGAAACGTTGAGCCACATAAAGAAGGCCAACCATCTTTCGGTGCCGTTTGATTTATAATAGCGATAGAACTCTTGCATAACTTTAAATGCAAACGGGAATGCTAAAAGCGCAAACATCCAGCTTGCATGAACAAACATCGGTGCTGCCAACGCCACACCTACATACACGAAAGTGTATAATCCGATATGGAATAAAGTCTTCTGCATACCTAAAGCCACCGGCAAAGTAGGAATGCCTCCAGCCGCATAGTCATCTTTATAACGAATCGCTAAAACCCAAAAGTGCGGCATCTGCCACAAGAACATAATCAAAAACAAATACAAAGATTCAGAATTCCAGATATTGGGATTCGCAACCGCGTATCCGATAGTCACTGGTAAAGCACCAGGTAAAGCACCCGGAACCGCAGCCATCACCCAACGACGTTTCCAGTACATGGTGTAAACGAAGTTATAAAGAACAACGCAAACTAAACCCACCCAACCTGCTACAGGTTGAAGTGTGAATAGGAAATTTAGACCAACAAAGATGAAGCTGACTGCCAAAATGCCAGCAGCGGCCGGTTTGATTTTTCCAGCAGCGATCGGTCTTTTAGCTGTACGAGGCATTTTTTGATCTAATTTCCATTCTTGAACTTGGTTTAAAGCCAACGAACCAGAACTAAGGAAGTAGATACCTAGAAGAGTCTCAAGGAAGATTTTCCAGTCGAAGGTTTGTTCAACTTGAAAACCAGTGGCATAGCCGGCCAGTCCTGCAAGAACTGAGAAAACGACTATGCCAAACTTAGTAAGATCTGCGTATATGCGTAACACTATCTTATAGAGGGCTAATTTCCAGTACGCGAGTTGCGATATCAACTGCGCTGAAAACGAAAAGCACTAGTAAGAAAAAGAATCCGGTCGCAAAGATCGCTCTGTTCATGTTTGTGTCGTCCTTCAAATGCATGAAGTACAACAAAACGAATGCTGCTTTAACCGCAGCGATAGCGAAAGCTACTGCCCCCGCTAAAGCTCCCATTTGCTCATGGAATTGGTGCGCGAATACAGTCAAGAATGTCAGACCGAACAACGCTCCAGCGACTTTAAGGTAAGTCGACATTGGAGTGATGTGCGGATGAAGTGTATTTAAATCGTTATTTGCGTTTGCTGCCATTTTTTACCCCACCAAATAAAGAAGAGGGAACAAGAAGATCCAGATCAAGTCGACGATGTGCCAGAAGATACCAACACCTTCAACCGGCAACCAGTACTGAGAGTGGAAATCTCCACGGATAGTTCTGATTAAAAGCCAAGTGATCAATCCCATACCGATCAACACGTGAAGACCATGAAGACCTGTCATGCAGTAGTAGAAACCGTAGTACATACCTAGGTTGGCATGTTCAGCACCTACTTTAGCAACATCAAGGAAACGACCTGGGTACAAGCCCAAGTGGAACTTATGGCTGTACTCGAAGTACTTGATACACATGAAGACCGCGCCGCAAAGGATGGTCGTTGCCATCGCCATTGCTGCTTGTTTCGTCTTATTTTGTTGAATAAGAGAAATCGAAATCGCCATGGTGAATGAAGAGAAGATTAGAACCAGGGTATTGATGAAACCCATCTTCCAATCCAAAGACTTCGCGCCTTCTTCAAACATATCAGGATAGATGTGATGGAAGATTGCATAACCAACCAAGATCGCACCGAACATCAGGATCTCAGTTACCATGAACAACCAAATACCCTGCTTACCGCTGTCGTACTCTTGAGTCGCATCTTTAAAGTGATGCGACACGTGAGCTGCTCTGAATCCGTTTGCTGTAGTAGTGCTATCTGTACTCATAAGGCCCCGCTGTTACAATTGGTTCAACTGCAAAGTTATCGTGAGGAGGAGGAGACGCCGTTTGCCACTCTAGAGTTTTAGAACCCCATGGGTTAAGCGGAGCCTTTGGTCCATTTCTTAAACCCTGAACGATTACCCAAAGACCCATCAAGAAACCAGTCAGGATCAACCAAGAACCGATTGTTGAAATCTTATTTAGGTTTTCGTAGGCAGGAATGTAGTCGAAATAACGACGTGGCATACCCATCGCACCCAAGATGAATT
This is a stretch of genomic DNA from Bdellovibrio reynosensis. It encodes these proteins:
- the maiA gene encoding maleylacetoacetate isomerase; this translates as MASLILYNYFRSSTSYRVRLAMHVKGLDFEYKAINLLKSEQRSAEYLKINPLGGVPTLLHDGKYIPESMAIIEYIEEVFPEPALLPKDAYTRARIRQVCEVINSFMHPMGNLKTLQYMEKTHGYTQDKKEEWAQHWLSQGLETLEETIKEFAGTYSFGEKVTMADLFIVPQLLTCQRFNVDISKYPTLLKVNENCLKLEAFQKADPFIQVDTPDNLKKK
- a CDS encoding protoheme IX farnesyltransferase, whose translation is MLRIYADLTKFGIVVFSVLAGLAGYATGFQVEQTFDWKIFLETLLGIYFLSSGSLALNQVQEWKLDQKMPRTAKRPIAAGKIKPAAAGILAVSFIFVGLNFLFTLQPVAGWVGLVCVVLYNFVYTMYWKRRWVMAAVPGALPGALPVTIGYAVANPNIWNSESLYLFLIMFLWQMPHFWVLAIRYKDDYAAGGIPTLPVALGMQKTLFHIGLYTFVYVGVALAAPMFVHASWMFALLAFPFAFKVMQEFYRYYKSNGTERWLAFFMWLNVSMLVFIVIPVLDKWNFLFIHSN
- a CDS encoding cytochrome C oxidase subunit IV family protein, which codes for MAANANNDLNTLHPHITPMSTYLKVAGALFGLTFLTVFAHQFHEQMGALAGAVAFAIAAVKAAFVLLYFMHLKDDTNMNRAIFATGFFFLLVLFVFSAVDIATRVLEISPL
- a CDS encoding cytochrome c oxidase subunit 3 family protein, which encodes MSTDSTTTANGFRAAHVSHHFKDATQEYDSGKQGIWLFMVTEILMFGAILVGYAIFHHIYPDMFEEGAKSLDWKMGFINTLVLIFSSFTMAISISLIQQNKTKQAAMAMATTILCGAVFMCIKYFEYSHKFHLGLYPGRFLDVAKVGAEHANLGMYYGFYYCMTGLHGLHVLIGMGLITWLLIRTIRGDFHSQYWLPVEGVGIFWHIVDLIWIFLFPLLYLVG